A single region of the Erythrobacter sp. genome encodes:
- a CDS encoding type IV conjugative transfer system protein TraE, with translation MNHEFAYEEAQRHLKQRNRFAALAGVLGLTTVLAVGAAATRDETLVLVPVTSERIALSSGGIETHYLELVTRDTALMLLNRAPESLNYWMEQILKVADPASRGHLKAELVKIVDEQRGSDISQAFVIASMRVDTKALTSTVTGTLKTFVGAQVIASQERSFEFTWNRRGLSLGLSGFRQLPNTTEEVDL, from the coding sequence ATGAACCACGAATTCGCCTACGAGGAAGCGCAGCGACATTTGAAGCAGCGCAATCGCTTTGCGGCGCTTGCCGGTGTGCTCGGTCTCACCACCGTGCTCGCAGTCGGCGCGGCGGCAACGCGCGACGAAACGCTCGTGCTTGTTCCAGTCACGTCCGAGCGGATCGCGCTCAGCAGCGGCGGCATCGAAACGCACTATCTCGAGCTCGTCACCCGCGACACCGCGCTGATGCTCCTCAACCGCGCGCCGGAAAGTCTCAACTACTGGATGGAGCAAATCCTGAAGGTGGCCGATCCGGCCTCGCGCGGCCACCTCAAGGCCGAGCTCGTCAAGATTGTCGACGAACAACGAGGCTCGGATATCAGCCAAGCCTTCGTCATCGCCTCGATGCGCGTCGATACAAAGGCGCTGACCTCCACTGTCACTGGCACGCTCAAGACCTTCGTCGGAGCACAGGTCATCGCGAGCCAGGAGCGCAGCTTCGAATTCACCTGGAACCGCCGCGGTCTCAGTCTCGGCCTCTCGGGTTTCCGCCAGCTTCCCAACACCACCGAGGAGGTAGACCTATGA
- a CDS encoding type-F conjugative transfer system secretin TraK translates to MSLLARPFPAALTSVALAALTFASATPAQADQFFEAADGATIDCVLARGALTRIALVEDGFANVSKMASGFPYNDFEVTHEPVRGDIYVSVPPQYASVRVSFFATSSAGHVYKFACRVEGEEASQLFVTNPALAKSEAADWEEGSPSRDDATLRLIEAMANDAVLPGFRARAALSRPRRTGSLEVQQVAEYEGAELTGQAFTLRNLGSEPIDLAGERAAPAGALAFAYGRDALAPGETTQAFLVFAKGGLD, encoded by the coding sequence ATGAGTCTCCTTGCCCGTCCCTTCCCGGCCGCACTGACCAGCGTCGCCCTCGCCGCACTGACTTTCGCATCTGCTACGCCAGCCCAGGCGGACCAGTTCTTCGAGGCCGCCGATGGCGCAACGATCGACTGCGTCCTGGCGCGCGGTGCGCTCACCCGCATCGCGCTCGTCGAAGACGGCTTCGCCAATGTGTCCAAGATGGCGAGCGGCTTTCCCTACAACGATTTCGAAGTCACCCACGAGCCGGTGCGCGGTGACATCTATGTCTCGGTGCCGCCGCAATATGCGAGCGTCCGAGTCAGCTTCTTCGCGACCAGCAGCGCGGGCCATGTGTACAAGTTTGCCTGCCGCGTCGAGGGTGAGGAAGCGAGCCAGCTCTTCGTCACCAATCCGGCCCTTGCCAAGTCCGAGGCCGCCGACTGGGAAGAAGGCTCACCGAGCCGCGATGACGCCACGCTTCGCCTGATCGAGGCCATGGCGAATGACGCGGTGCTGCCCGGGTTTCGCGCACGGGCTGCACTTTCACGACCGCGCCGGACGGGCAGTCTCGAGGTCCAGCAAGTCGCCGAATACGAAGGCGCCGAGCTGACTGGCCAGGCATTCACCCTGCGCAACCTCGGTTCCGAACCCATCGATCTTGCCGGCGAGCGAGCGGCTCCTGCGGGCGCACTTGCCTTTGCCTATGGCCGCGACGCGCTTGCTCCCGGAGAGACGACACAAGCCTTCCTCGTCTTCGCCAAGGGAGGGCTCGACTAA